In the Mytilus trossulus isolate FHL-02 chromosome 1, PNRI_Mtr1.1.1.hap1, whole genome shotgun sequence genome, one interval contains:
- the LOC134714530 gene encoding F-box only protein 7-like isoform X2 yields MEYFFSLNGRDPMTGADTSTEEDSPWNNDDLTLKDCSIVGGDLIHIVSLDEEDTPTHSSKQEKNVAMETDHSTGFSSKPDNNKPSTSGNYGNSSQISEIPSSAASGFSYSESDVAMEEKPVDHAIVNKCLSEPLLCRDSVQGAVPPLLVKVYIESDVTSTHEALVIVLHILMLESGYIPVQTSDQSTASVRSDMINEDWKRGAPASYTLKYTHNSCSDTDIFTLVCLKMGKLLIIHGRSPDKEDIPLNITFCEFIQSIDGEINEVYKNLPKLSMIFKDNISLPLLQTYRQNHGFPVLSGIMSLSHEIKLTVFSFLDVPSTVRMMDTCKDFQQICKDRYLWRRHYLKDFGNRQNNDLSQDWYTIYKTEFQLRKQREKDRRRFLSQMTCIVPPVFRPDHDPGFPNPLPLYPPGMIGGDFDLFPQFQGPGGVGGFGGRRSGHNPLQPLQPRFDPLGPLPGHNIRPGRGGGLRDNRGMFGRMGGPRFF; encoded by the exons ggaatatttttttagtttgaatggTAGAGATCCTATGACAGGAGCTGACACTTCTACAGAAGAAGATAGTCCGTGGAATAATGATGATTTAACACTTAAAGACTGCAGTATTGTTGGTGGGGATTTAATACACATTGTTTCTTTAGACGAGGAGGATACTCCAACACATAGTAGTAAACAGGAAAAAAATGTTGCTATGGAAACAGATCATTCAACTGGTTTTAGCTCTAAACCTGACAATAACAAACCATCAACTAGTGGTAACTATGGCAACAGTTCACAAATATCCGAGATTCCTTCATCAGCAGCCTCTGGTTTCTCCTATAGTGAATCAGATGTAGCTATGGAAGAGAAACCAGTAGATCATGCCATTGTTAACAAATGTTTATCAGAGCCATTGTTATGTAGAGACAGTGTACAGGGAGCAGTACCGCCATTACTGGTTAAAGTTTATATAGAAAGTGATGTTACATCGACGCATGAAGCTCTGgttattgttttacatattctTATGTTAGAATCAGGATACATACCTGTACAG acCTCAGACCAAAGCACAGCCTCTGTCAGATCAGATATGATAAATGAAGATTGGAAGAGAGGAGCACCAGCAAGTTATACATTAAAGTACACACACAATAGTTGTTCTGATACAGATATATTTACACTGGTGTGTTTAAAGATGGGTAAATTATTGATTATTCATG GTAGATCACCAGATAAAGAAGATATACCATTGAATATTACATTTTGTGAATTTATACAATCCATTGATGGAG aaataaatgaAGTTTATAAGAATTTACCAAAGCTGTCAatgatttttaaagataatatatCATTACCACTGCTACAGACATATAGGCAAA atCATGGATTTCCTGTATTGAGTGGCATTATGTCATTAAGTCACGAAATTAAA tTGACAGTTTTTAGTTTCCTTGATGTGCCAAGCACTGTAAGAATGATGGATACATGTAAAGATTTCCAACAGATTTGTAAAGATAGATATTTATGGCGGAGACATTATCTCAAAGATTTTGGaa ATCGACAGAATAATGATTTATCTCAAGATTGGTATACA ATCTATAAGACAGAATTTCAATTACGGAAACAAAGAGAAAAAGATAGACGTAGATTTCTAAGTCAGATGACCTGTATCGTGCCCCCTGTATTTAGACCAGATCATGATCCAGGTTTTCCTAACCCACTACCGTTGTATCCACCAGGAATGATTGGAGGAGATTTTGATCTTTTTCCACAATTCCAAG GACCTGGTGGTGTTGGTGGTTTTGGTGGTCGGAGAAGTGGACACAATCCATTACAACCGTTACAGCCTAGATTTGATCCTTTAGGACCTTTACCTGGTCATAATATTCGACCCGGAAGGGGTGGCGGATTGAGAGACAATAGAGGAATGTTTGGACGAATGGGAGGACCAAGATTTTTTTAG
- the LOC134714530 gene encoding F-box only protein 7-like isoform X1, whose amino-acid sequence MMKIRIRNRKITKSIDIDNECKLNDLRQFIFGLFDNTFPREYFFSLNGRDPMTGADTSTEEDSPWNNDDLTLKDCSIVGGDLIHIVSLDEEDTPTHSSKQEKNVAMETDHSTGFSSKPDNNKPSTSGNYGNSSQISEIPSSAASGFSYSESDVAMEEKPVDHAIVNKCLSEPLLCRDSVQGAVPPLLVKVYIESDVTSTHEALVIVLHILMLESGYIPVQTSDQSTASVRSDMINEDWKRGAPASYTLKYTHNSCSDTDIFTLVCLKMGKLLIIHGRSPDKEDIPLNITFCEFIQSIDGEINEVYKNLPKLSMIFKDNISLPLLQTYRQNHGFPVLSGIMSLSHEIKLTVFSFLDVPSTVRMMDTCKDFQQICKDRYLWRRHYLKDFGNRQNNDLSQDWYTIYKTEFQLRKQREKDRRRFLSQMTCIVPPVFRPDHDPGFPNPLPLYPPGMIGGDFDLFPQFQGPGGVGGFGGRRSGHNPLQPLQPRFDPLGPLPGHNIRPGRGGGLRDNRGMFGRMGGPRFF is encoded by the exons ggaatatttttttagtttgaatggTAGAGATCCTATGACAGGAGCTGACACTTCTACAGAAGAAGATAGTCCGTGGAATAATGATGATTTAACACTTAAAGACTGCAGTATTGTTGGTGGGGATTTAATACACATTGTTTCTTTAGACGAGGAGGATACTCCAACACATAGTAGTAAACAGGAAAAAAATGTTGCTATGGAAACAGATCATTCAACTGGTTTTAGCTCTAAACCTGACAATAACAAACCATCAACTAGTGGTAACTATGGCAACAGTTCACAAATATCCGAGATTCCTTCATCAGCAGCCTCTGGTTTCTCCTATAGTGAATCAGATGTAGCTATGGAAGAGAAACCAGTAGATCATGCCATTGTTAACAAATGTTTATCAGAGCCATTGTTATGTAGAGACAGTGTACAGGGAGCAGTACCGCCATTACTGGTTAAAGTTTATATAGAAAGTGATGTTACATCGACGCATGAAGCTCTGgttattgttttacatattctTATGTTAGAATCAGGATACATACCTGTACAG acCTCAGACCAAAGCACAGCCTCTGTCAGATCAGATATGATAAATGAAGATTGGAAGAGAGGAGCACCAGCAAGTTATACATTAAAGTACACACACAATAGTTGTTCTGATACAGATATATTTACACTGGTGTGTTTAAAGATGGGTAAATTATTGATTATTCATG GTAGATCACCAGATAAAGAAGATATACCATTGAATATTACATTTTGTGAATTTATACAATCCATTGATGGAG aaataaatgaAGTTTATAAGAATTTACCAAAGCTGTCAatgatttttaaagataatatatCATTACCACTGCTACAGACATATAGGCAAA atCATGGATTTCCTGTATTGAGTGGCATTATGTCATTAAGTCACGAAATTAAA tTGACAGTTTTTAGTTTCCTTGATGTGCCAAGCACTGTAAGAATGATGGATACATGTAAAGATTTCCAACAGATTTGTAAAGATAGATATTTATGGCGGAGACATTATCTCAAAGATTTTGGaa ATCGACAGAATAATGATTTATCTCAAGATTGGTATACA ATCTATAAGACAGAATTTCAATTACGGAAACAAAGAGAAAAAGATAGACGTAGATTTCTAAGTCAGATGACCTGTATCGTGCCCCCTGTATTTAGACCAGATCATGATCCAGGTTTTCCTAACCCACTACCGTTGTATCCACCAGGAATGATTGGAGGAGATTTTGATCTTTTTCCACAATTCCAAG GACCTGGTGGTGTTGGTGGTTTTGGTGGTCGGAGAAGTGGACACAATCCATTACAACCGTTACAGCCTAGATTTGATCCTTTAGGACCTTTACCTGGTCATAATATTCGACCCGGAAGGGGTGGCGGATTGAGAGACAATAGAGGAATGTTTGGACGAATGGGAGGACCAAGATTTTTTTAG
- the LOC134714555 gene encoding pre-rRNA-processing protein TSR2 homolog: MATSANTTLFETSLSQILDSWTVLKLAVEHGFGGGESREKAEWMVLAIEQWFKENKNLDPYEVEEFLADILNAEFDTIADDGSLSEIAAMICGVHRLCSNGDEPAVRQRLQHLQKPSLKQCARAPSDDEEDNDEDDMDTGHTHHQNSTHRQNLSNHQTQPSQSEGVSSESITNGTTSNETEMEDDGWTTIHKGKRRK, from the exons ATGGCAACCTCGGCGAATACCACGCTGTTTGAGACTTCACTTAGTCAAATTTTGGACAGCTGGACTGTCCTTAAG TTGGCAGTGGAGCATGGGTTTGGTGGAGGTGAGAGCAGAGAAAAGGCTGAATGGATGGTATTAGCAATAGAACAGTGGTTCAAAGAAAATA aaaaccTTGATCCTTATGAAGTAGAAGAATTTCTAGCAGATATCCTCAATGCAGAATTTGATACAATAGCAGATGATGGTAGTTTATCTGAG ATTGCTGCCATGATATGTGGTGTTCACAGACTATGTAGTAACGGAGATGAACCTGCTGTACGACAGAGATTACAACACTTACAAAAACCCTCATTAAAACAGTGTGCCAGAGCTCCTAGTGATGATGAAGAGGACAAT GATGAAGATGATATGGATACTGGCCATACACATCACCAAAACTCTACACACCGCCAGAACTTATCAAATCACCAAACACAACCATCACAGTCAGAAGGTGTCTCATCAGAATCTATAACAAATGGAACTACAT caaatgaaacagaaatggaAGACGATGGAtggacaactattcacaaaggaaaaagaagaaaataa